CGTGGGGAATCCTTTGGTTTGGGAAGCTATTTTGAGACTATAGCAGTTTAGGCAACAATAATCAATCAGCAGAAACCATAGCACCGACAAACGAAAATAACATAACCCACCATTCAATTTTAACTCAGAAGAATCCAGTATGATGAATTGACGATGATGATTTTAAAAAAGATGAGTGAGAAATTGACGTCGAGTGCATCGATACAATAGATACATACTTATTTACAGTAGCGATCGGCCTTCTTCTTCACGCGGTCGTCGAGGGCATCTTCCACGGATTTGGACTTCGACTTGGGATCGTAACCGAACTTCTTCGCCTCAACCGGGAAGAGCTCGTCGTACTTCATGCGCTTCGCGGCGTCGATCGTGTATATATCTCCTCCACCTCCGTCGCCGCCGTCGGCAGCGACTTCGCCAAAATCGTGCTCCGGATCGCCCGCGGCACCCGCTTCTTCGTCGCGGTTCTTagcttcttccttctttttctgcttcttcttcttcctgtgcTTGTCGATGGATTTGCTGCGACTGGCGAGGTCGCCGCCTTTGAAGGTAAGCCTCCCTCCCTTCGCTCTCTCGTACGGATCCGACATTGCATCCGAACCCTACTCGCAGGCACATGGAAATGGATGAACAtctacattttcttttaaaaaataaaaaataaatcagaAGTACATGCCACGCTTCTGCCTGAGGCACGTACGGTGCGTATTGCGCACCATCCTTAAAAAACAGACTTATTCTGGATGGAATTCTATTTCTACGTGTCGCTGCAAATCGGTCCTCCAGATGGCACTGTGTTCAACAGCCCCTTCTACGCCACGTGGAACTTCATGAAGTCGGTAGGTATCTACGCACCCTGCGCAATTTAGAGCActcaaaacaaaaatgaaaaataaaaagaaaaggaacgTAACATCAAATTATTTATTAAGCCACCCAAAGTTAATGCTTTTGAATTGTGAGAAAAGCGGAAGAGTAATTTGATGTGGTTTAGCTCTGATTCTCTGTTACCGtactccctctccctctccctctcctgCAGTTTCATTCTCTTTCTAGATCGGTCTAGGGTTTTCTCGGATTGACTCGATCATTGCTCTTCTCCATCGCACAATGCTACTCTGTAAGTCATTTCCGATCTCAATCTTTTCAATATTGAATTTTCTGTTTTCCACATGACGGGAAATCACGAACTGTTTGGTTGCTCAGAAAACTGAGGAAAGTTACAGAAAATTAAGTATTGACAGACTGCTGtgggattttttaaaaatatgtttttggtTTCAGGAGACCTGAAAAACTCTCCAGACAAAGCCGAATAGCTGTATCATGTATGATACGGCTCTGTTTTTATTTTGAGAACGTTTTGTCATGATTgaagtaatgaaattttttgTGATACCGAAACTATTACAATTTTTATGCGAATTTCTCAAATTTTATCGAGATTCGAAGTATAAATCACTTGTGCAAATTATTAGGTACTGCTATGAGACTATATTTACTAGATGCAATTTACGATTCTGATTTGAGTGTAAGCTTGAATGATTTATTCTGGGGTTTTATATGGAACTGGAGCTGTTTATAATTCTTTTGTTCACGTTATGATCAATAATTAAGGTCTTTACCCTTATATGTTTTCTTTCCTTCTGAATTAAATTTTTTGGTCATGGGTGCAGAAAAATGGCTGTTCAGGTTTTCTGGAAAAAGCAATATATAAAATATCAGTGTATAGATATTGCTTTAACCCAAAGAGGGGTTGATTACTCAGGTCGTGTTGCACACTTGAAATTTTCACGGGGCCTGATGAAGGCAAAGATGACTAATGTGCAGAATTTGTGCTGACCATGCTTGAACTGGGAGTGCATGGTGGAGGCATTTCGTATGGGTTTCTTCTTGTATGTTTGGAGAAGGTATAGGTAGTCTCGTTTTTCTACTTAAAAGAATGGATGGGTATGGAGAAGCTGAGATGCCAATTCCCAGCTGGAACAGCAAAAATGCATCTGAATTGGGAGAATCGCATCTCTTTATTATATCCTGCTTTATTGCTGGATTGGTTGGCATCTTGACTATTGCCTATACTGCCTTTCAGTGGAGGAGAAATATCAACCTAAGTTGGATGAAAGCCATAGCCCGGTCAAAGAAAAACCCAAAGGCAAGGCACAAAGTACCTGCAGCTCCTCATGCCTGGACGTTAGAGTCTGTGTTGCGTGGGAAAAGTCTCAACTGTTGTGTATGCTTAAAGTCTGTGTGCACATCTCAGCCTCTTGGGCCTGCTTCAGATAGTTTCATTCACCGTTGCAGTATTTGTGGTGCAGCAGCTCACTTAGGTTGCTCATCAAATGCACAAAAGGATTGCAAATCCTTATCAATGATTGGGTATGAGAATGTGATGCACCA
The Malania oleifera isolate guangnan ecotype guangnan chromosome 13, ASM2987363v1, whole genome shotgun sequence DNA segment above includes these coding regions:
- the LOC131146072 gene encoding uncharacterized protein LOC131146072 — encoded protein: MSDPYERAKGGRLTFKGGDLASRSKSIDKHRKKKKQKKKEEAKNRDEEAGAAGDPEHDFGEVAADGGDGGGGDIYTIDAAKRMKYDELFPVEAKKFGYDPKSKSKSVEDALDDRVKKKADRYCK